The nucleotide sequence TGTTGTGAGAATTGAGTGACATAAAGATGTGAAGTGCTTAGcatgtgtctggcacatagtaagtgcttaataatttTGAATGACTGTGATGAAGGAGAGATCCAGgcgtgggtggggcagggtgtgtTATTTCTTGCACTACCAGTGCCCTCTTCTAGATGGAAGCAGGAGCCAAAGCAAAGGGCCCTTGGGTTGTCCCCTGTGGGCTGTGAACTTGAGGTCTCCAGCGACCCCACAGCACTTGGACCAGAACAAGAAAGATGAATTAAGTCAAACAGGAAGGTTTCTGGGGTTGGAGGGGTTCATAGGGGCCATTTAGCATGGGTGGGGAGACTGGgacccagagagagaaaaacagtggggatcAAGGTAAGTTAGAGATAATGTCTGCTTCCTGTCACAAAGTGAAAAGGTGTCCAGGAGTATGGAGACAGTGTCCCTTCTTCACTCATGTCTCACCTTTGACCCTCACTCACCTGCAGctggcagagcagagaggaggctGTCTGTGAGGTCACAGAGCCAGGGAACCAGGACTGAGGCACAGAATGTTTCTTCGGTATGTTGGTCAAGGTGACATAGTAATTAGCAGAAAGGATGGATCAGAAGCTGGGGCATTTTAAAGGTTCAGGGTTGATACTGTCCAATCACTTTACAAATGGGTTGTATCACTTTAGTTCCTTCTCGGATGGGACGAAGTGCTGGTATATTACCTGCTGCTGCCACTTCCCCTCCTGTCCTGGCCTCTGTGCTATGGTGGCAGAAATCTGCCCAGAGCTGGGCTGCAGAGATTCTCCCTATGATTACGTGGGGCCCTCTCAGATGATTGGGAattatctccccatctcaaggtcagctGACTAGCAACCTTAATCCATTTTGtaatataaggtaacatattgaCAGGTTCTGGGAAATATGACAAAGACATctttgcgggggggggggggggcattgttCTGCCTACCACAGTCCTTAAATGCTtgtatcaagaaaataaaagaatgaaataaactagaaaaagaatatcaAAGTATGACATTCAAAGTAATcaaaaggaaatacaagaaaaaagtACTAAGGAAGTACATAAATAAAGACAAATTACTTATGTATAGTATAAACAGTGGATCCAAttgataaatcaaaatatttttttgaaaaaaaaaacaaatagtatgttatttaatcaagaaaaagggagaaaacacaaatatataaaactagaAAGGATAAGGGGAAAATAACCgttgaaacacatttaaaaaatcttgacaGTATGTTATATACctttatgcaaatatttaaaaaaattcatgaagTGGGTAATTTCCTAGGAAAATATAGTTTATCAAAATGACTGCATTAAAGATAGAAAATTCTATCAATTCCtatagaagaaatagagaaatttatCAGGAAGCAACCCTCCCTCCAAAAGCAACAGGCCTAGCTAGATTGTTTCACAggggaattctaccaaacttgcttttattattattttttattttttcaattacagttgacattcaatattattttatatttgtttaaggtgtacagcataatggttagacatttatataattttatgaagtgATTCTCCCCGATtggcacccacctggcactatacatagttattgcaatattattgctATATATTCTCTacgctgcactttacatccctgtgactattttgtaactaccagtttgtacttcttaatcccttcacctttttcacgcagcctctaaacccccttctcatctggtaaccatcagtttgttttctatacctatgagtctgtgtctgtttcattttttgtttgtttattttgttctttagagtccacaaacaagtgagatcatatggtatttgtctttctctgtctgacttatgtgtatttcaattagcataatacactctaggtccgtccatgttgtcgcaaatggtaagttTTTttcctatggctgagtaatattttattgtatatatatatatatatatatatatatatatatatatatatatatacacatatatacatacatatatattatatatatacacacacacacacacacacacacacacacacacaaacatacacatacatacatacacataccacctcttctttatccagtcatctattgacgggcacttaggttgcttccataccttgactgttgtaaatagtgctgcagtgaacataggattgcacatatcttttcaaattagtgttttgaatttcttcagataaataccaagaagtggaattgctgggtcataaggtagttataattttaattttttgaggaacctccaaactgttttccatagtggctgcactaatttgcaatcccaccaacagtgcatgagggttcccttttcttcacatcctcgccaacacttgttttttgatttattggtgatagccattcggacaggtgtgaagtgatatctcattgtagttttaatttgcgtttctcagatgattagtgatgctgagcatctatccgtatgtctattggccatctgtgtgtcctctttggagaaatacctctgcccattttttaattggactgtttatttttttaatgttgacttgtatctgcttttatgccagtgccatgctgttttgattattatggacttgtagtatagtttaatatcaggtagcatgatacctcctactttgttctttctcaaaattgcgattgctatttgggggtcttttatggttccatatacattttatgattattctagtcctgtgaaaaataccattggtattttaatagggattgcactgaatctatagattgctttggacatttagattgcttgtgtagacattttaatgatgttaaattttcctatccatgaacacaggatatgcttccatttatttgtgtcttccatttctttcttcaatgtctcgtaattttccaagtacagggttttttgcctccttggttaaatttattcctaggtattttattattttttttgatgcagttgtaaatgggattgcttttttttaaaatttctctttctgataatttgttattgatatataaaaatgcaaccgatttctgaatattaattttgtatcctgctactttactgaatttatttatcagttctaataggttttttggtggaatctttggggttctctctacatagtatcatgtcatattcaaataatgacaattttacttcttcctttccaatttggatgccttcatttctttttcttgtctgattgttctggctaagacttccaataccgTGTTGAATAAAAGTCGTGAAagtggatatccttgtcttgttcctgatctcaaggggaatggttttagctttccccattgagtatgatgtggGTTTGttatatgtggcctttattatgttgagatatgttccctctccactttgctgagattttttatcataaactcttgctggattttgtcaaatgctttttctgtatctgttgatatgatcatctgatttttatctttcattttgtttatgtggtgtatcacattaactaATTTGTGGATATTAAACTAAACttacatcccaggaataaatcccacttgatcatggtgtatggtatttttttaatgtgttgctgaatttagtttgctaatattttgttgaggatgtttgcatctgtgttcatcagggatagtggcctgtagttttctttttctgtaatgtcttcctctggttttggaatcagggtaatggtggctttATAGAATGAACTTAGAAGACTTCCTTCCACTTGGATTTTTCGAATAGTTTAAGAAgaacaggtgttaattcttctttgaatgtttggtaaaatttacctgtgaagccatctggtccaggacatTTGTTTGTtaggagttttttgattactgatttgatttcattaatagTAATCGGTCGTTTCAAATTTTCTGTTCCTTGATTCAGTCTTGGctaccaaactttcaaaaacTAGATAGTTCCAATGCTACATAAATTGTTCTAGAGCATatacaatgaaagaaaacttccaagttatttttataaagcttgtatatataatattgataACTAAGTCTGataaagacaatagaaagaaaattatagatatCACCTATTgatacaaaaatattaagtaagaTATTAGTGTACTGTATCCAGCTCCCtactatgaaaataatatatcatGATCAGGTGgaatttatttgtgaaatggaaatttGGTTAAATATGAGGAGACATATATGATTTTCCCCCATAGGTGCTGGagagaacaagaaaaggaaattgatggattttttcttaatatgatATCTCAGTATCTTTGTCTTAAAATGAGCTTCTTCCTTGATGGGCAAATACGTACTAGGAAATCAGGAAAAAGCACAGATATCCACTATCTCCactatttaacattgtactgaTAGTAATAGCTATTGTATTATAATTAGACGAGAAAAATCAGAGATACAAGAATTAGGCAAGGAAGAGGCTGCAAGTATCTCTACTTGCAGATGGTATATATAGTATTTCTGGTAAGCCATAAGGACTCAATGACAAAAGTAGCTCAAACAATAATATAGTTCAGAAGGGAAGCAAGACATAAAACAACAGTGACTCAATAGTATTAATATGCACAAGCAATAACTAGTTAACTAAGTATAGCTAGTCGTGATAGAGGGAAAAACCCCGTATACAATggcaacaaaaaagataaagcacttaggagtaaatttaataaatttgcaaaatgtatatgaagaacatttaaaaatagccatGAAAGACAACAAAGTAGGTTTGAACAAATGGAAAGCCATTTGTAGACAGGAGGACTCAACCCCACCGAGGTGCTAGGTTAAAGGAGATTAAAGAGACATGCAGTTGAAGGTCTTGGGTTAGATCCTGGACTAGGTGAAAAAGtagctataagacatttttgggACAATGGGTGAAATTTGAATAGTATTGTATCAGTGTTGAATTCCTTGCTTTTGATATCTGTACTGtagttatgtaagaaaatgtccttgttcttaggaaatacacactgatgTATTTAGGAGTAAAGGGACATGATGTGCACAACTCACTCTCCTATGGCTCAGACAAACgttaaagggagagagagaaaagaaatgactaAGCAAATGCAGGCAATGTAAACAATGGATAAATCTGGGTAAAACGTCAATAGTTTTTTTTACTactcttgcaacttttctgtaagtttggaattatctcccccccaaaaaagaaaaagctatccaaaaagttaaaaaaaatgttacgACATTTTTGGGAGAGATACTCCCTCctaaggaggaagggaaaggaggagggacaGAGTCATGTGACATGACCAAGGACTTTAATTAGAGGCAGCTCTTCCCTCAGCGGCTTTTCCAGGAGCTGAAGGGACTCTTGCTGGCGGCGCAGGGATGGCTCAGACGTCTTCTCCTCCAGGGGAGTTTCTGAAGCAGTCTTCATGGCCCCTGTTCGCCTCCTGCTTCCTCCTGGAGGCGCTCCAGCAGCTGTGCAGCCTGGGGGTCCCCGACTAGAATGCTCAGGGTTTCCCAGTGAGGCACGGCTGGAATGGCCAGTGATTCTGGGAGTAGCGGTTTAGGTTTCTCTTATAAAAACCTCTTTGGGAAACATTTGTATTCATatctggaagaagaaaggaacaaattacACTGGGTGCAGCCTTTGCATTGGACCTGGCTGGACTGTCCTGGTCACCTCCATCCCTGCTCATTGAGTCTGGAATACTGTGTGAGCCAGGGAGATGCCAGCCTGGGCTTGAAAGTCATTTTTGATCGGGACAAGCCCCACCCCCTGGGGGCTCCTGGTCAGTGTCAGGACCCCAGCCTTCTGCAGCAGGTTCTGCACTGTACTCCGTCGGTGCATTCAGTGATGGTAGGGTGCCTTGCAAAGTGCAGTGGTCTGGAAAAGGAGAATTAGGCTCATCCTGGTTCTGACAAGGATGCCACTCCCTGGGGACTTTTGGAAAGTTCCTTCTCCCTGTGGGCCTCAGCCTTCCCTATGCAATGAGAGGTGGGGATTTTAAATGGGGTTCCACAGATCCTTTTGGGgagtgggaaaggaagaggaagaggctggGCTAGCTAGTGGGGCTGCAGGCCGCCCACCCTCCATTCAAGTAGAGCAGGACCCCTTTGATCTTTTATAGAAATTGGACTTGGCATGAGATTTTTGTCTGCTAAGGAGGGTTGAGCTGTTGTGAGAATCCTGGAATGAGTGGGCTGGATGATGCTTAGCTCTCCTCATCAGGCCCCTGGGGGTGGTTGTGAGCTATGTGAGGTCACCCTGGCACAGCACTGGTTCCCATCCGGGGGCCTATGTTTCTTCTTCCTGGACTATGCCCACTGGCCAGGATTGGCTTCTGGCCTTCCACAACCCAGAGACATTTCACCTTCTAACTGGACTACACTCAATCCACAAGCATTTTCTGACATTGTTTACTTGCCATGCACCTAACTGGGTTTGGGGGAACAAAAGTTACGTGGGCCCTGACCTCCTGGAACTTACTGTCTAGGGTCTGAAGCAGACATTCAGCAATCACACAAAATACACATATAAGACAAGGCCGCAGGGCCTAGAAGGGAAGTATGGATGTGTGTTCTTTCTTCCAGGAACTGCTCCTCACGTAATCCTAGCTTGGAAGATCACGCAGGCAGGTCTTGGCCCCTTGGCCCCTCTCTAACATGTTCTAGAATATGGCTACAGCTTCCTGATGGGGGTGGTCCCATCTCTCTCGTCACCCTGCTTAGCTGAGCTCAAATATCAATGTGGTTTGGTCATCATGACAAGgtctcctcctccccaggggtTCCTGGCCAGTGTTAGGACCCCAATTTGGGACTCACCCTCAAAATCATTGCTGCTTGTGGAGGAGTCTTTATTTTCTGGATGGTTCAAGGGTTGTCCAAAAGGCAAGCGGTAGGCTGTGTTAGCTTGCTTAGGATTTTGTCCGTCAAGCTCATCCTTGCGCAAACCTGACAAGATAATTCCATGCGGTCATGTGGGGAGGCTCAGAGGATATGACAGAAGTGAAGGGCCGCTCGGAAGCAATACGCACAGGCCAGTGGTGGTCACTTATGGGGCGGGGAGCTCCTGAATCTACCTCCTCTCGTCTTCTGAGCATCCCCTCACATGCAGGTGCTGGATTCAAAATAcgtgttctttttaaaacaaagtttatatttttcctgtttataaagGTAATGCATATCCATTATAGAATAACTGGGAAATATTGAAGAATATGAGGTAGGAAAAAAATGCCAAACACCCCTCCCCTCAGATATTATCACAGTTCCAGTTCTGTCCTATGCATATTTTTTATACAGTCCGTCACATCCTATACGTTATGAATGCATTTTACTTTATACATTATATCATGCACATTTTTCTCATGTTACTAAATGTTAAGAAACAGTGCTTgtataaaattctattttgtggATAAGTCAAGATTTATTTAACCAATGTTTTATCATTGGGTGGTTAGACTTTTCAAGTTTCACTACTGTACTGTTGTGATGAACATTGTTGTATATGAGGCTTTGTTTTTTATAGACTTCCAGGTTCCTAAAAGTGTAACAGAATTTTGTCAACAGACTAAGCTGTGTTCTGTGATAGAGTAAGTGGTTCTGTCATCTGTGAGCTGCATATCTTGAGCAAATTgcttctcctccctctgcctctgttttCAGACCTGCAGAATGATATGTCCATTCTGGATAACCATTTCCATTTCTTAGAGTTATTGTAGGGGTTAAATAATATCACCTTACTAGTGTAAGATCTCACATTAGAAGATTCATTTGATCACAGCTTGGTTCCTAGTTCCTAGCATGTAATAGGGGCTCAGTAATtatcgttattattattattgtcttgtGAAAAGGGGTTGACATTTTAAAGCTTCTTggattttattatgaaagtacttccagggggagtattttaaagACCCTCAGCAAGGATTTCTGGGAAAATATGCcataagaatttttttccctgCCATTGAATTGGCTCATCTGACTGTGACAGATGCCTGACCAACCCTGCCCCCACACTTTCTACCATGTGACTGTCAGTCCTAGGGTTGCCTGATCTTGACAATAACGcttcttcttttctgtctgaAATTGTTGATGTTGATACCCAGTTTTCTCCACTGTGACCTTTTGTCCTGGATTGTCAAGAAGGCTGTAATTACaaacttcttcctctctcttctcttgtacATGCAGCCTTGGAAGTCATGTGTTCAGGGGGCCGGGCTAAAGATGGAAACGGGATGGCTGATGTGTACTAGACTTTGCATTTTGTAAACCATTGagatttcaagatttattttttcagtaacaGAGCCTATCCTATCCTGGCTGATACCCATATAGAATTTCCATTTGTCGAGTACCTGCTTTGTGCAGGCCCTGGACTAGGTgcttaaatatattatctcatttaatctttccaatGATCCTGGAAGTAATAATACATTATGAATATGCCCGTTTTACAGGTaaggacactgaagctcagagtgagagcttaagtgacttgcccaattCTGTGGCAGAGCTGATTAGAATTAGTCAGAGTCTGAAAGGCAGGGCTCCTTTATCGTCTTtaagtgcttctcaaactgtaatGTACATTCAGAGTTACCTGGGGGTCATGtcaaaatgcaggttctgattcagaaTGTCTGGAGTGGGGTCTGAATGTACAGTTCTGACAAGTTTGCAGGTAATGCCAGTGGATCACACTTTAAGTATCAAGATTTTAAGCTCTGTTGTTTATTGGTTTGGGTACAGAGCAACCCAGTCCTTACCTCACTTTAGGTTGGAATTATCACTCAGAAGCTGAAGGAAATTCCAGGGCATCTCAGTAGAAGGGGAATGAGCCAAATGAAGTGCAGACAGGCCAGTAGGGTGTTCTTGCCTGGTACCTACCATGGGTCGATGGCTGCTGCTGTAGGGTTTGACTGGAGCTTGTGGAGTCTTCTGTGCTTTTGGACTCCTTGCACTCTCTGCAGCATAAACAGAAGATCTTCGAGGCCAGGTTTTGGTGGACTGCTGCAGGAGGAAAAGGAATGAGGGCCACGGGTTTTGGGATCCGAATTTCAGATGTCCCCTGGAAATTTACTGTGATGGGGGTCACATTGAGTCAGCCTCTCCCAAAGTATAATAGCCTTCCCCTCTCCCAGACTTTCTGTAGCTCCCCATGGCCAGCAGGTTCAGACCTTTCTGCCTAGGTTACCTTCTCTTAAGGCCATTTCCCCAATTCTTACATACTTTTCTTACCCATGGGAAGGAATTGAAGCCTCTGCTGTGCCAGCTTTGCCTGCAGGGGGCGCCTTGTTGAATCAGCTGATCTTGAATGTGAGCCCACTTCCCTGGGCAGGGCTGTTTTCCTAAATAAACATAAGGCTGTGGCTGAAAAATGCCTGCCCTTTACCTGTGTCACAGTCCAGATAGGACCCCACTCCAGCAAAACCCCAGCTCAGGTAGAAATGCACATAAGGACTCTCATCTTTTAGGTAGATCTGTACTCTACCCCATTTCTAGTTGCCTGTTCTTGGGCAACTTCCTTAACCTTCTTGAGCTTCACTTTTATCATGGTGCCCGCTTTGCAGAAGTACAAggttaaatatatgaaaaacgaCCCCTGTGGTGCCAGGGATGCAATAAGTGCCCGATCAGCGTTCATTCCATTTCCTGTTCCTTCCCTTTGTGTGGCTCATTGGCTCCAGATTATTCCATCTGGCCCATGTCCCATGAGAACATGGTGATGCAACATAGTCTTGTAGGTCTAGGTCCTGGTCCTGCTGTGAACTTGCTGAATGGCTTTAGATATGTCTCTCTGTCTCAAGCTTCTCATCAGTCATAAGAGGAATTTAGGCTAGGTGACCTCTCTAAGGATCGTTCTAGTTCTGATGGTTCAGAATTATAAAGCCTTGTTTTAGTCCCAAACTCTTTTCTTTGTGTGTCCTTTCTCTGTCCAAAgtcctttctttgtctctggATATATCCTATCCTCACTCTCCTTTCTGGGTAAAACCCCCTTTTAGGAAATTCTTATTGTGGTATTGGTTAATATCCCTCACAATACCCAATTTTACTATGTGAGTTATCGCACTCATGGGTACTTGCTTCTCCATTTCTCTACTGCTATGCCTTCGTCCAAggcaccatcatctcttgcctgaatTATGGCAATAGCTTCCTGTTTTCCCTGTTTGTTTTACCCTTGACTTCTTAATAATTAATACAAAATCTTTAACTTCTTAAACATAAGCTATTCAATATAGCACAATTTATATACTGTGACTAGATACATCCAGCTGACTAGACACACACAGATGTCTCTACTGTATGGGATCCTTGGACCAAAAGGGTTACAAACGGGGTCCACTTAGTCCCAATCTCTAATAGTTATTTGGATCTGTTGCCAAGTGATTTTTTCAACATGATTTCAGCTCTGACATATTTCACTGAGCTgtctttaataaatttattttattttattaggatttataaacaaatagatatttatataaggcaattaagatttttttttttttttggagatgcATCATTTAGTAAATATGCTTGCCATTAATATGCTTATTCTTCTGCTGCTtgctttagttttagttttctttatttacttatatatactGTTGCCTCCTGGGATTTTGCCTTGGCTCATGTATGTTGAATGTGGAAGGAAATGTTTCATAAGGAAGGAATGGAAACATAGGCCTGACAAGCCCCACACCACAGGTCAGCCTGAGAACTAATGGTTAGATGTCTGTTTGACAGGTGACCAATTTGTATGAAGATAATTGCCAAACATTTGCCTTGAGTCCCTTCAGACCTTCATGAGTGCACATTCTGTCTTGTTAATTTAATGAAAGAAGCTCACTTTATTCAGCCTATATTCTAGAGTCAGTGATTTCCAAGTTGTTGATCATATAGACTCTTTTAGGCTCTCCTTGGCCAAGGAATTCAAGACACCATGCATAAGTACAAACTTTTGATCAAGTATAGTTATAGTGTATTCTTTCCTGTTTGTCATGATCTCATCTATACGATAGTTGCTGCCTCTTCCTAGAAAAACTGCTTTGTGTATATACTCTCACTGCATGCAACCTTATGTGCTTATCTtaataaatggcaaaattttaCTAGATGACATGGAATTCCAATAACCATTATGGCAAACTTACAATGTCAAAAATAAGAGATTTAATAAGGGCtctagaaaagagagaagactaaaAGACCAAACACTCAATAGAGGGCTTCTTTGATTGATATATTTTGgcctcaaaaagaaagaaaaaaactaaaaaagatcTCACTCAAACCTTCTGAAACTTACTTTCTTTGCATCTCTCTCTCCACCTAGCTTTGTCTTTACCACCTACTTACGGTCCTCTTGTTCCTTTCCATAACTGCACAAATAAACTTTCTTCATGGGCATTTCTCTAGAAAATAATGGTCAACATTGCACAATATTCCCCTAAAGCCCCTATACCAGAAGGTGGATCTAGAGAGGTTGAGTTTAAACCCTGGGTGAGAGCTGAGTTGAGGGCAAATTTAGAATAATCCCAAATTTCAGAATGACAGAAAGTTGCTGTATAATTCAGGATTCTGCCAGTTACTCCATTGCTTATTGTCCTGAACTGTCTTATTTGTGACAGTTCACTTAATTGTTGACTTTGAACaatgggaaaatgtttaaaagcagCAGGACGGAAAAGACCAGGAGATTTAAGTAACTCACCTatgcataaaatttaaaagacagactTGGGAAGgtaagaaaaataggaaacacGCCACATGAAACTATTTCAGAAGCCTTTTTCTTAAGGGTAGATTGGGCAAAGGTtcaaaattgcaaataaaatcaAGATAAATCAGTAGGAGAGTCAATAGACTTTCGGACACTTTCAAAGAATATTCTAGGGCAGGCCAACAGCTTCAGGGAGGCTTTTGTCCTCTTTTTGCAGTGGCTCAGACTTGAAATAGGGGACTTCgataaaataaattggaatgGGAGATGTCCATGtaaatctcttcattttcaaagagtCCTAAATAATTAACTGGAAATGAAAAGAACGTTGGGGCCTCTTGGATAACACAATTGGCTCCTGAAATAAAAACGGGACCaaaatttcctttgttcttaaaGAATATGGAGCTTGTAGATATGGACACTCGTATTTACTGTGAACAGAAAGACCACTGGAAGCATCATGTTCCAAAATGGCAGGAGCACCGCTGTCCAGATCTGTCCAGTAATGCAACTGTGAGGAGACCTTAGCGCTCAACGCTTTCCTATCCTTCCTCTGAACGCCCAAGCGGAACTGTTGATCCATAGATGGACAGCGATACCTGTTGCCTATTGACATGCTTTGTTTCTCATGTGGAAATCTGACTCTTGAGTGCCAACTAGGACTAAGACCGATTGTTCTGTGTGACCAATACATGCGCCACTCCAAGTGTAGGACTCCCTAACATCACGGTGGACTGTCTTATTACACagcactggaagaaaataaacgCTTCCTGGGGTTAGCCGTACCTCCAGGTGGAGTGACTTCTGGGGACAGGATCCCTCAACAGGAGCTGGACAACTCAAAGTGGTCATTTTCCTTCGCCTGGGCTAACACAGTAAATAATACAGCCCACGTCCTAGGGTCCAACTGATCAGTTTGAGCCTTAGCTCAAATAATGATGGATATTAGAGTacctttggatttttattttggctAATCAAGGGGAGTATGCACCATTGCCAGCAAGCATGTTGTACCTGGATTAATACCACAGATGAGGTTAATGTAATATATCTACGAGGAAGCCCAAAGACAAGGCAACCTGGCTATTAAAGTGGACTCAGGGAATCATTTGAAATTTAATCTCTTGGTCATGCCTGGGAAATCATGGGTCATGATTCTGCAGTGCCTTCCAGACtctaattaaaatagttttaattattaGTTTGTCTCATAGTCAAGTGAGAGTCAAATACTTTTATGCAGTCATTGACTCATATGATTCCACAGATGACTCaaagacaaaaaacaagaaaacaccagGCTAGTTGGTGCTTAAACTGAAAAGATCTCTATAAGTAGAAAAATGGAACTGTGTCTTCAAGGAAAGTCAATGCCAGTGGTGAAGATCTGAACAATCGCTGAGGCTCTCTCCTGCAGCTTTGGTTGAAGGAAGACCAAAAGGGGGAGATTGGGAATAAAAAGTTCCCACACTCCTAAATAATGACAATTGCTCTATAACCATGGTAAGAGCTAGTTACCAGAATCTGTTTTAAACCCATTCAATCCATGAATGAAACTTCGCCTTGGTGACGATTCTGAAAGTACTAATAGACACACGACAGGAGTTACATTCACATTTTCACAGCGGGAGCTGATAGGTTCCCATTCTTAA is from Rhinolophus sinicus isolate RSC01 linkage group LG04, ASM3656204v1, whole genome shotgun sequence and encodes:
- the TEX48 gene encoding testis-expressed protein 48, which gives rise to MALREAVHQNLASKIFCLCCRECKESKSTEDSTSSSQTLQQQPSTHGLRKDELDGQNPKQANTAYRLPFGQPLNHPENKDSSTSSNDFEDMNTNVSQRGFYKRNLNRYSQNHWPFQPCLTGKP